One Cucurbita pepo subsp. pepo cultivar mu-cu-16 chromosome LG07, ASM280686v2, whole genome shotgun sequence genomic region harbors:
- the LOC111799193 gene encoding sucrose transport protein SUC3-like isoform X6 produces MIAVAVVLIGFSADIGYILGDTKEHCRVYKGTRTRAAIIFVIGFWMLDLANNTVQGPARALLADLSGPDQHNVANAVFCSWMAVGNILGFSAGASGNWHKWFPFLLSDACCEACGNLKAAFLIAVVFLTICTLVTIYFAHEVPLTAVDQLPRLSDSAPLLNGNEQSSPNIVKSELNSPNGSNDNYGYQKDVNLEFSKSIIEENHSESYYDGPATVVVKLLTSLRHLPPAMHSVLLVMALSWLSWFPFFLFDTDWMGREVYHGDPKGSLADEQVYDQGVRAGAFGLLLNSVVLGISSFFIEPMCQRMGARLVWAISNFIVFACMTGTTIISLISVSQYSEGIEHVIGGNSTIKNAALAIFVLLGFPLAVNVKVYLFNLFSLYHILEVKSPLFLLQITYSVPFSLTAELTADSGGGQGLAIGVLNLAVVIPQMIVSLGAGPWDALFSGGNIPAFALASVCALAAGVVALLRLPDHTNSSFKSTGFHFG; encoded by the exons AGTATACAAGGGTACACGAACAAGGGCAGctattatatttgtaatagGCTTTTGGATGCTTGATCTTGCAAACAATACAGTGCAG GGTCCTGCCCGTGCTCTTCTAGCTGATTTATCAG GTCCTGATCAACACAATGTTGCAAATGCAGTATTTTGTTCATGGATGGCTGTTGGTAATATCCTAGGATTTTCAGCAGGAGCTAGTGGAAACTGGCACAA ATGGTTTCCGTTCCTTTTGAGTGATGCTTGCTGTGAAGCCTGTGGAAACCTTAAAGCAGCATTTCTTATCGCTGTG GTTTTTCTAACCATATGTACTCTTGTTACCATATATTTTGCCCATGAAGTTCCACTTACTGCTGTAGATCAACTACCACGTTTATCAGATTCTGCTCCTCTGTTGAATGGGAATGAACAAAGTAGTCCTAATATTGTAAAATCGGAACTTAACAGTCCAAATGGGAGCAATGACAACTATGGCTATCAAAAAGATGTGAATTTGGAATTTTCGAAATCAATAATTGAGGAAAATCACAGTGAAAGTTATTACGATGGTCCTGCAACAGTGGTAGTCAAATTGTTAACCAGTTTAAGGCATTTACCACCGGCCATGCATTCAGTGCTTCTTGTGATGGCTCTTAGCTGG TTATCCTGGTTTCCCTTCTTCTTATTTGATACGGATTGGATGGGAAGGGAAGTGTACCATGGGGACCCAAAAGGAAGTTTGGCTGATGAACAGGTTTATGATCAGGGTGTCAGAGCAGGTGCATTTGGTTTGCTATTGAATTCT GTTGTTCTTGGTATCAGTTCTTTCTTCATAGAGCCGATGTGTCAGCGCATGGGAGCAAGACTTGTCTGGGCAATAAGCAACTTTATTGTGTTTGCATGCATGACGGGAACTACTATTATCAGTTTGATATCTGTCAGTCAATACTCTGAAGGAATCGAACACGTTATAGGGGGAAACTCAACAATAAAAAATGCTGCCTTGgctatttttgttcttcttggtTTTCCTCTTGCTGTAAATGTCAAAGTTTatcttttcaatttattctCTTTATATCACATCCTTGAAGTTAAAAGTCCATTGTTTCTGTTGCAGATAACTTATAGCGTTCCCTTCTCTTTGACAGCAGAATTGACTGCTGATTCTGGTGGTGGCCAAG GATTGGCTATTGGAGTTCTCAATCTTGCAGTTGTTATTCCCCAG ATGATTGTATCACTGGGTGCTGGGCCATGGGATGCATTATTCAGTGGAGGAAACATTCCTGCATTTGCTTTGGCTTCTGTTTGTGCGCTTGCGGCTGGAGTTGTTGCGCTTCTTAGATTGCCTGATCACACCAACAGTTCTTTCAAATCCACAGGCTTTCATTTTGGTTGA